The DNA sequence TTCTCTTCACAATTCAGGACTATCATACAGATAGGCCAATCACAACAATCTTTTTACTCTTCTTTACTCCTCCAAAGTAAAGAACAACTCCTTTATGCCACCGCTCCTATGAGCGGTGGTTTTTTTGAGCAAGCGGACCGCTATTGCGCAGATAAAAATAGACTGCTTGAACACGCAGTACGCATCGGAGACAGTCGTTGTCTGATATTACCAAAGAATCGGACAAGCAGCACGCATCAGAGACAGTGGTTGTCTGATATTACCAAAGAATCGGACAAGCAGCACACATCGGCTACAGTGGTTGTCCGATATTACCGAAGAATCGGACAACCAGCACGTTACTGAACAACAAAAAAGCTCAGCGGAATCATCGCGATCCCCGCTGAGCTTTTTCATGTATGCAATTTAAGCCAAGTCTTCCCCGTTGGAAGCAATAACCTGCTTGTACCAGTCGAAGGAATCCTTTTTGCTTCTTTCCAGTGTGCCGTTGCCTTCGTTGTCTCTGTCGACATAGATGAAACCGTAACGTTTCTTCATTTCGCCGGTCGTGAACGATACGCAATCGATGCAGCCCCATGGTGTGTAGCCCATCAGGTCGACGCCGTCCTCTTCGACGGCTTTTTTCATCTCTTCAATATGCGACTTCAGGTAGTCGATGCGGTAAGGATCGTGGCAGCTGCCATCCTCTTCCTTGACGTCGATCGCACCGAAGCCGTTTTCGACGATGAACAACGGTTTTTCATAGCGCTCATAGAACTGGTTCAAGGCATAACGCAGTCCTTCCGGATCGATCGCCCAGCCCCAGTCGGACTCCTTGATGAACGGATTCTTCACGGAGTGCGCACTGGAACCGTCCAAAGATTTCGATACATCCTTATTTACGGTCGAATCGACGCAATTGCTCATGTAGTAAGAGAAGCCGATGTAGTCGACTGTGCCTTCCGCCAAAGCTTTTTGGTCTGCTTCGGTGATATCCAGGTTGAAGCCTTTGCGTTCGAACATCTTCAAAGCATAGGCAGGATAGTGGCCGCGGCATTGCACATCGCAGAAGAACCAGCGATCGTGCATCATCTGGTTCGACAATACCATGTCAGCCGGACGACAGGAATACGGATAGATCGGCACCATGGCGATCATGTTCCCGATTTGGAAATCCGGGTTGATCTCTTTGCCGATTTTGACAGCCAATGCGCTGGCGACCAATTCATAGTGCCCGCATTGATACATCGCTTCTTCCGGATTGGGATAATCGCCGAAGTGCGCGCCCGAGTTGGTCCAGCCGAAGATATCGTTTTTGTAGTTCATTTGGTTGTTGATTTCATTGAAGGTCATCCAATATTTCACTTTGTCCTTGTAGCGTTTGAAGCAGACTTCTGAAAATTTGACGAAGAAATCCACAGTTTTCCGGTTCATGAAGCCGCCGTATTCTTTGGCCAAATGATAAGGCATCTCGAAGTGGGAAAGCGTGATGACCGGTTCGATTCCGTATTTCAATAACTCATCGAAAACATCATCATAGAACTGCAGGCCTTCTTCATTCGGCTCTGCTTCATCGCCATTCGGAAAGATGCGCGACCAAGCGATCGATGTGCGGAAGCATTTGAAGCCCATTTCTGCGAACAAAGCGATATCCTCTTTGTAGCGGCCGTAGAAGTCGATGCCGACGTGGTTCGGATAATAATTGCCTTCGACCACACCATCCGTGATGACGCGGGGAACGCCGTGCGCTCCTGCTGTCATGACGTCCGCTACGCTCAAACCTTTGGAAGTGTTCAGAACCCCTCCTTCAAACTGATGGGCAGCTAATGCGCCGCCCCACAAAAAGTCTTTATCCAATGCCATAATGATCTCTCCTCTTATTTATATTTGATTTTATAAGCCAAGATGATTGATGCCAACACAAATGTAATGCCGTTCGCTGCAATGATGGCGACATCCCGGATATTGATTCCGTGGATCATCCATAGAAAAACCCCAGCCACAAACATGGTGTACATGCCTAGTGAAATGCCGGATGTATCCTTTGTTTTGATAACCTGCCATGCTTGCGGGATGAACGATAGCGTTGTTAAAAATGCTGCTATGATACCTATCATTACTTCTCCTCCTAATTGATATAGCTGTGTGACTCAGAAGACGACTACACTCTGTTTACAATTCGATTATAAAGGATAGAGACCCATAAACAATATATCCCGGATACTCCGTAACAACGTTTACAAATTCACCATTTTTTTGCTCCGGATTATCAAATAACATTCGCAAATATGATAGGATGGTCTTGAGGTTCAGAAGAAACACGAGCGGAGGATTCAGATGCTTATCAGAGAACGACTGGAGAATTTTGATTTCTCAAACAGCGAACAAAAGATAGTAACTTATATACTGGAGAAAAAAGCGGCCATCCAGGAAATGACCACCAAAGAGATTGCCGAAGCGACATACACTTCCCCTTCCACATTGGTAAGGATTGCCCATAAGATGAACTTCAGCGGCTGGAGCGATTTGAAGGAAGCTTTCTTGAAAGAAGAAGAATATTTGCAGAAACACTTCAGTGAAATAAACGCTAACCTGCCTTTTCACCGTAATGATACCATCATGTCGATTGCAAGTAAAATTGCTGCCCTGGAAAAGGAATCCATTGATGACACCTTGTCGCTGATTACCCATGACGACCTGCAGAAGGCCATCCAGATCATCCGGAAGTCTTCCTATACCAGTCTTTTTGCAGTCAGCAACAACCTTTTGATCACGCAGGAATTCCAGCACAACATGTCACGGATCAAAAAACGGGTGGACATCTGCTTGCTGCAGGGCGAAACGATCTTCAAGGCGCACCTGGCGGATCCTTCCTCCTGCGCGATCATCGTCTCCTATTCCGGAGAAACTACGATATTGAACGAGACGATCCAATATTTGAAAGCGAACAAGATCCCCATCATCGCCATCACCAATATCGGAGACAATACGACCGCCCGGCTTGCGGATTGCGTGCTCCGGATCTGCACACGGGAGAAGCTCTATTCAAAAATCGCCACCTTCTCCACCGACAGCGCCATTGTGTACCTGCTGGACGTGCTCTATTCCTGCATCTTCGCGCTCGATTACGACGCCAACCTGCAGCTGCGGATCAGCACTTCCAAGATGATCGAAGCCGGCCGATCCTCAACGGTGGCTATCATCAAGGAAGAGGATCACGTTTCTGGATGATAAAATATCAGTTGTGTCCGTGAAAACAGCAAAAAAACCATCGCCCCAATCCGGCGATGGTTTTTTGCGTTTTTGTTCAATGCAGCTTCTTCGTCATGATGAAGTCGGTCTGCTCATCGTCGCCCATAAAGAACGAATGCGCGCCGGTACGGACAAAGCCCATCTTTTCATAAAAAGCGATGGCATTTACATTGTGTTCCCAGACGCCGAGCCAGATCAGATTCTTGTCTTGCCCGCGGGCGATTTCGATCGCTTTGTCGATCAGGAAGCGTCCGAGTCCCTTGCGCTTGAAGGCCGGCCGGATGTAGATCCGCTCCACTTCCAATGAATCAGCTCCCATCTCTTCCGTCAGGGCCGCAGCGACATTGACCTTCATATAGCCTGCAAGTTCCTCATCGTCATACAGAAAGTAGAAGGTCGAACCTTCAGTCGAAAGCTCCGCCTTCAGCTTCTCCGGATCGTAGGCCTTGTCCAGGTATGCCTGCATGTCTTCCGGAGTGTTGTAGGCCGCGAACGTGTCAGTGAACGTTTCGATGCCGATTGCTTGAAGATCCGCTAAGTCTTCGCTGCCGCATTTTTTCAGTGTGATTGCCATTTCTCTCTCTCCTATCCTTGCTTCAGTAGTTTCGTTTATTGCCTTTCTTCACGTATTCCCAGTCACCTTCGACGTTTTTCCTAACCTTTTGGAGCAGACCGATGAGAAGCGCTGATTCATCTTCCGATAAACCCTGCAGCGCCACCCGTTCCGAGTGCTCGTTTTCCCTGCTGATGTTCGGGAAGACCGCATTGCCTTTTTCTGTCGGGAAAATATGTTTGATCTTTCTGTTAGCGGAGTCGGATTTCTTTGCGATGAATCCGTTCGATTCCAGCTTTTTGATGGCGCGCGAAGCCGTCGTGCGGTCCACTTTGATCATTTCCGCCAGCTTTTCCTGGATGATGCCCGGATTTTCGCAGATTCGGATAAGGTACAAGTACTGCCCTCGCGTCAGGTCGTACTCCTTGAACTCGATATTCGCGATCGACTCCAAAGCCCGGGCGATCATGCCGATTTCGCGAAGAATTTCCGCCATACAACCCACCTGCTTTCTTCGGGAAATTTAGTTAAAGGATACCGTATTTTTATTGCATTTGCAACAAAAACCAAGGTGAATAAAGAGGTGGCGCTCCAGATGTCGGATATTCCCAAGTTATCCGACAATGAGCGGCACGTTCGCTCTCAACTTGTCGGATATTCCAACGCATCCGATAATTATGACCATATTTGCTCTCCGTTTGTCGGATTCTTCCAGTTTATCCGACAACTATCGCTGTCTCAGCGGATAACAAGGTTCCCGGGATGAAGCTGGAACACAAAAAAGAGCTGGAACAAAAGTCCCAACCCTATCCTTTCAGCATCCCATCATAATGATCTACTTTCCCTTTAATTTTTGCCAAGGTCTCCTGCAGTCCGAAAATTTTCTCCTCCAGCAGGTCGCATTCGTCGACCCACAGATCCCGCCTGGCCGGAACGGTATGGAGGCCTTCTGCGCACAGCCGTACATAATCGATCAGCGGTTCGATCGACACCCCCGCTGACCGCACGGCTATCATGAAATCCAGCCACTGCAGATCCTCATCCGAATACTCTCGGATGCCGCCCTTGATCCGTTTCACGGGAGGAATAAGCCCGATCCTTTCATAATAACGCAAACTATCAAGCGAAATATTCTTCTCTTTGCTGACTTGAGCAATTCTCATCTTTATCCCCTGCGCTTTCAGCTTTCTTCCGGAGCGAATTCATTCAGGCAATTCAACGCCGTTAACGTCCGCGGATACCCAATGAACGGCAACAATACTGTGATCGTATCCAGCAGCTTTTGCTTGTCATTGCCGACACGGAGGTTGTTGCGGATATGCCCCTTCATTTGCGGCTCAGCTCCGCCCATCGAAGCCAGCATAGTAAAGATCAGCAATTCCCGTTCCTGGATCGACAAGCCGCTGCGGGTAAAGAAATCACCGAAACAGTTATCCGCCAGGAAAGTGGCGAAATGCTTCTGGTTCTGCGGCATCGTGTCCAGCATGTTGTCCACAGTGTCCCCCGCAGCCTCGCGGACGATTTCCAAGCCCTTCTCAAAACGGTTTTCGACAGTCGTTGTGGACTGCCCCTCCAACGGCAGCGTAATCCCTCTTTCCTCCAACACTTCGTTTGCCGCATGCAGGAAATCGAACACTTTCCCCAAGCCCGCATAAGGGACAGCCTGATAGACGATCTCCTTCAGCTCAATCGGCGTGACGCCTACATTCATAGCACCCTTAGCCATCGCTTTGAACTCGTTCACGCATTGCATGGCGATCAAAGCCGCCAACAGCACCTTCTGCCTTTCTTTCACATCCAAACTGGTGTATTGCAGCACTTCATCAAACGCGAAATTATCGAACACTTCAATAAATTCCGGATCCTTTTCAGCCAATATCGACACGTGCCCGGGAAACAGTTCATCATGGTTCTTTTTTGCAGTTTCGCTTATTGCCATCGCTCATTCCTCCTGTTTCTGCTTTTGTTGCTTCCAGTGTAATCCCTGAAGTGGACTCCAAGTCAACCGAAACAGCAGCTGTTCAAAAACATTTTTTTATCGGCGTAAAACACTTGTCTTGGAGTTAACTCCAACAGTTACAATAGGGTTATACTTAAAACAAAACATTTGGAGGCGCTGTCATGGAATATATAAAATTAGGCACTACCGGTTTGGAAGTCTCAAAACTTTGTCTGGGTTGCATGGGCTTCGGAGAACCAGAACGCGGTCGGGAAAAATGGTCGATAGGTGAAGCGGAAAGCCGCGATGTCATCAAAAAAGCATTGGACTCCGGAATCAATTTCTTCGATACTGCGAATTTGTATTCTGCCGGATCCAGCGAAGAGATCGTCGGGAAGGCATTGAAGGACTTCGCCAACCGCGATGAAATCGTCTTGGCTTCCAAATTGTATTTCCCGATGTTCGACGGGCCGAACGCGAAAGGCTTGTCGCGCAAAAGCATCTTTGCGGAAATCGATCACTCTTTGAAAAGATTGCAGACCGATTATCTGGATTTGTACATCATCCACCGCTGGGATTACGGCACGCCTATCGAAGAGACGATGGAGGCCCTGCACGACTTGGTGAAAATGGGGAAAGTGCGTTATATCGGAGCCTCTTCCATGCATGCTTGGCAATTTGCGAAAGCCCAATTCATCGCCGAGAAGAACGGCTGGACAAAATTTGTTTCCATGCAGAACCTGTACAATCTTCTCTACCGGGAAGAAGAGCGCGAAATGATCCCTTTGCTGCAGGACCAAAAAGTGGCGATGACACCCTGGAGTCCGTTGGCGGGAGGAAGATTGACGCGGGATATCGGCACCGTCACAGCCCGTGCCAGCCAAGCCGTTGAGGCAAACCTACCCGCATACATTGTGGCTTCCGACAATGAAGTCATCTCAAGGGTCCATAAATTGGCCGACGAACGCGGCATCACCCGTGGACAAGTCGCGACTACCTGGATGCTGAGCAAAGACTACGTCACCGCCCCGCTGATCGGCGCGACAAAAGTGAAATACTTGGATGATGCCTTGGGTGCATTCGAAATTGCATTGAGCGCAGCAGAGATCAAGTATCTGGAAGAAGCCTACGTTCCAAGGAATATCACGGGATACAGATAGAAACGATGAGGCTCTGCGGATGGATGGCTCAAGATAGCTTAGGCTGGGCAGCCCCCTCACCTCCGATGAGGAGTGATTTGGCCGGAGGTACGGAAACAATCCAGACACTCAGTTCCGGTTAAGGGGCGCTCACCGGAACTGAATATAGTAAGAACATCTGAACTCCTGCGAACACTTGCTTCGCCGGAGTTCAGATGTTCTATGATGAGAAGTAAGCTTTCCGCAAGCTGTCGTTCTCTTTGTGTATGGACACCCTCTTAACCGTTTGAGGTTGATAGGTACCCTATGATCCATAAAAATGATTGAATGATTCTTAATTCCAAGTGGATTTAATAGAATGTATCTCGAGCGAATTTATTGTAACTTCACCGTCTTCAACATAAAATTTCAACCCTCTACTATCGTCTCGTGGGAAAATTAAATCTGTTATTGCATATTCTCCATTTTGTAAAAAAACTTCAACAGAATTTTTATCAACCAAAATTTTTAGGTTGATCACTTTACTGTCATTGATTGAAACTGCGTGGCGCCCATTAAAATAAGGACTGAAATACAATTCTTCTGACTGACTACGCTCAACAAACAGTTCATTTTTTGACTCAGAAAAGCCGATCACCGTTTCATCCTGATTTTCTTCAGACATTCTGACTTTGATTCCAAAATCTACCGGTTGGTTTAGTTGAATTTCAGCATTCAGTTCAAATACATCGGCTTCAATCCCATCTAATAAATCAGCAGCTTCTATGGAATCAACTACCTGATTTTCAACCCTGAATAATTCCTTATCTCTAAGTGCGGTTAACTCATCAACTGGATGCTGAAATAACTTTATGCTTCCATCTTCTGTAGTTTTCAATTCTAGTGACCTTGGAACGGACATTGAACCTCGCCATTCCTCTGTAGGCACCCGGTTGGCATATAACCAATTACTCATCCAAGCGATCATGATTCTACGCCCATCTTCATCAGGAATATCCGAAAAAGATTGCCCTGCATAAAAGTCAGCACCATAATCGAGCCAGTTGATATGGTCTGGTTCGTCTATGCTTGTAAATGTTGTTCCATCAAAGTCCCCTATGAAATATTGCGCACCGGAACCACCAGCAATGGCACCATCACCTATGTCCACTTGTAATACCCACTTTGTATCATCCGAATCGCCATCAACCGGCAGTTCAAATAAATCCGGGCACTCCCATACGCCTCCTTGTGCACCTGCGCCCTCTCCAAACTCACTCATGAAATTCCAATCAATTAAATTTGGGGAATCATAAAACATTACCTTTTTTCCTGCTGCAAGTGACATCACCCATTTTTCTGTTTCCTCATGCCAAAACACCTTGGGATCCCGAAAATCCTTTATCTCTGGATCGACAGGTATCACTGGATTTCCATCGTATTTCTCCCAGCTGCGACCCTTATCTTTGCTGTAAGCAATACTTTGCTTTTGACCTTCGCCGTTTTGTGTGTAAATCGCAACCAAGCCTTCTCCACCGTCAAAAAATCCAGATGTGTCGTTCCAGTCAACTACCGCACTACCTGAAAAAATCGTTCCTAAATCATCGGGTTCTAAAGCAATGGGCTTATGATCCCAATTGATCATATCTTTACTTATCGCATGGCCCCAATACATTGGACCCCATTGATTGCCATCCGGATTGTGCTGATAAAACAGGTGATATTCACCAGCGTAATAAACCATTCCATTTGGGTCATTCAGCCAATTCTCTTCGGGTGAAAAATGAAACTGAGGGCGATGTTCTTCAGCATAATAGTTTCTTGAAGTTATCAAACTAAAGATAACAAATACTAAACTGGCTAATGCTATTAAACCAGAAAATAGAACAAAGTGTTTTCTTTTCATTTTAATCTCTCCTACATTCTCTTATGATTCTATCTTTAGATGACCTTCAATAGCCATGATTGACCAATCACTCCCCTTAGCTTGATACATACGATTTGAGAGGACAATTTCATCATCCAGATAGAGGACAACAATATCATCTTCTAAGACCAGTTTAATAGTTACACTAGATCGATCAGCAAAGTCAAAGGGCATTTCAGTTTGTGGAGCATAATTTTCCATCCTATCTAAAGAACGATTATAGTATGCGACTGTATTTAGTTCTGTATCAAAAATAACATTTAAAATCGATTGATCTTCTTTACCATTGAATTGAAAGGCCCATTTTTTCGTTTGTTCGTCTAAAACGACATTTCCAGAATACAGAACGGTTTCCTCATTAGCATCAAAAGTGATGGATTGGCCTTCAGGAATTGTCTGATTTGTGAAAGTTACCGTATTCACCTGTTCTTTAACGCTTTCAGGCAACGTCGGCAATAGTTGATCATCCTTAGCTATCAATTCATGGACAGCAAGATTACCTGCCCAATTATAGTTTTGATTGTCACGATGTTGTTCTTTTGTTGGAATCCAGCCTACTACATAAAGTTTTTCTCCATCTGTTTCTAATCTTCCCGCATAAAATCCGGAACCATCCCAATGATCTAAGTTAGCTGGTTTGACAAAAGGTCCATTGACATTATCCGCAATACGGTAATGAACGACACGTTGATTCCATTGATCAGAAAATGCCAAATACCATTTTCCTTCAAAGAAGACAAGTGATGGACATTCCAAGTTGGAATCGTTTCCAAAATCGTTTATAAAAAAAACACCCTGATCTTCCCATGTTATTAAATCTGTCGAAGTATATCTAGCAATAACACCGGTCCCATTTTGACGAGCCGTAACAAGCATCCAATACTCTTGAGATTCTTCTTCGTAAAACACAAAAGGATCTCTGAAATCATCTGCTTCATACTGTCCATCAGCGAAAAACGTGTGCTCGGGCTGCTTATTCCACTTGACTCCATTTTTACTGGTGGCATGCATAATTGCTTCCTTGGGTGACAATGATCCATTATGGCCGGTATAAAATGCATGATACAATCCATCTGAATCAATTATGACAGAACCAGTCCCTAAAGCTAACTCCTGATCGTTCTGATCATTTACAAATGGAATCACTTCACCATGATCTGTGTAATTAATAAAGTCAGTCGTCGTCATTAAACTGATCGGATGAAATCCAGTCTGATCATCTCGTAAGTCTTCTAAATAATAAATCATAAATTCCTCACCATTAAAATAAGGCATTGGATCTCCAGCGAAGCTCTCATTCGAGCGCGGATAAACTTGTTGGATCGTCGTCTTATTAGAGAAAAAATCTGTTTTACTTATCAAGATCAACCCTCCAATGAAGATAGTGCCTAGACCAATACTTAGCCATTTTTTCAATTTAGCCCCTCCTATTACTTTTTTGGAAACGTTTCCGTTTTCAAATATAACATTTTAAAGTTAAATTGACAAGATTAATCCATTTGTTATTGCTATACATTTTTTTATTATAATAAACGGAATGCTGATACATAGCCAAAGAAAGCCCAGAAGGATGGAAAACCATCTCTCTGGGCTTTTTTCGTGTGTGATACCAGCGGCCGGTCAAAGATCACTAAGATTGTTCATCCTATCTTACCCCATGTTTCAGTAATTGTAAGAGTGAATGCCGTACGCCCTCTTCCTCATTGGTTTTGGTGACGTAATCAGCATTTTTCTTGATTGGTTCCTCGGCATTACCCATTGCCACACTGATACCGGCAAAATTTAGCATTGAAAGATCATTTTCATTATCGCCGATTGCCAAAATTTCAGACGGATGAATGGCCAAGTGTTTGGCAAGCCTCTGTAAGGTTTGGCCTTTGCTGGCTTGTGAATGCAAGAATTCGAAAAAGCAGTCCAGACTCTGCATCATATTGAAGCGCTGTGCATATATGTCTGGAATCTGTTTGATTGCCCGCTTCAGTTTTTCCTCAGTGCCCACAAACATCATCTTGTAAATCGGAATCTGGCGGAAATACGCATCCGGAACACAATGGATGGGTGCTTTGTTGAGGTAGCCATCATAGGCTGTGTGCGGGTCGATTGTCGTATTGCTCGTGTAGATTCCTTTTTGACTTTGTACATGGTATGCCAGTTGCAGTTGCTCGCTCAATGCTTTGATGGCTTGATAATCCTCATAGGGAAGTGGCTGTTCAAAAAGGGCTTGCCCGCCCTGTGCATCTGAAAGTAACGCACCATTGAAGCTGATGACATACTCCTCTGCTCCGGTCAGATCCAACTGAGAGAGCAAAGGAGCTAGACTATAAAATGGGCGACCCGTGCATAAAACGACTTTAACGCCACGTCCTCTTACTTGTTGAATCGTCTGACGGGTTGCATCGGAGATCAAGCCTTGCCGATCAAGCAATGTACCGTCAAGATCCAAAGCAACCAGCCGAATCATACCTTCACCACTTCGATTGCATTCAAGACCTGATAGGCTGCACCATACACCCCGGCATCATTGCCCAAGGCTGCTTTGCGCAATTGAATGTGCCCACTAATCTGTGGAAAGGTGTATTGATCCAACGCCGTTTTCAATGGTGTCAGAAACGCCTCGCCCGCCTCAGAGACGCCACCACCAATCACCAATTCCTCTGGATCAAGTGTATTCAAAATTCCAGCTATCGCTCGGGCTAAGTAATCAATCGTGATTGTCAGCGCTTCTTGCGCACGTGAATCTCCTTGTGCAATCAATGCGAAGATTTCTTTCGTGTTGCTGACCACTTCTTCCCCTGCCAGCTGATTCATCGTCTTGAGCATTCCTTTGGCCGATCCGTAGCATTCCAAGCAGTTGGTGTTCCCACAGCCGCATAGGCGCGTTTCTTCCGACTGCACCGGAATATGACCGATCTCACCACCGGATGCGTGTCTGCCATTCAAAATCTTTCCATCCACGATAATGCCGCCGCCAACCCCAGTTCCTAGTGTCACAAACACAATATCGCGCAGTTGGTCGGCAGATCCTTGCCACAACTCACCGAGAGCGGCTGCGTTGGCATCATTCAATAAAACAACCGGAATATTCAGCCTTTTCTCCATCAATTGCTTCAAAGGAAAGTCCGACCAGCCCAGATTGACCGCGCGTTTCACGACTAAATCATCCACCGGTCCCGGTACACCGATACCGATTCCCAGCAGTTCACCGCTGTCTTGTTTCTTATCAGCCAGCCTTTTTTTGATGCTGGCAACCATTTCATCGGGAATAGATACCCCATTTGCTTCTGTATTCGTAGGAATTTGCCACTTATCGAGCATGGTCCCTGTCGCATCGAAAAGCGCCATCTTGATTGTGGTACCGCCGATATCGATGCCGATTAGTTTTTTTAGCATAATATGTCCTTTCTTTTGCTTATTTATAAAGTTGTATCTGTTTTTTCTTGAAGACGATTTACTTTCACACCGTCTTTCACCGTAAACAATCTCGCCAAGAGTACGATTTCGATTGCAAACAATGCTACGAGAAAAATCAAACCCATTCTGGAGCCGTTGATTGTTGACTGCGAAATGCCGACAGACTGATCCGACTGGCTCTGTGAGATAATCGTAGCGATGATTGCGGTTCCTGAAGCTCCGGCAAATTGTTGAAAAGTCATGATGATTGCATTCCCGTTGGCTTGTTGCGCCTGTTCAAGCTGAGCCAGACCATTTGTCATCAAATTACCGAAGGAAAATCCGATTCCTACGGTAAAAATAAAGTACAGTACGCCAATCATCAGATTGCTTAACGATCCACATAAAAAGGTGAACATCAATAACGAGAGGAGGATTACCAAGCTCCCCATCATTATCGGTTTTTTGGCCCCAAATCGATCCAGAATCCGGCCGCCCAGCGGTGTAAACAAGGCACCCAATGTCGCCCCAGGAAAGACGACAAATCCTGAGACTTGAGCAGTGCTGCCATTTACCAACTGAATGTAATTTG is a window from the uncultured Trichococcus sp. genome containing:
- a CDS encoding 6-phospho-beta-glucosidase, with the translated sequence MALDKDFLWGGALAAHQFEGGVLNTSKGLSVADVMTAGAHGVPRVITDGVVEGNYYPNHVGIDFYGRYKEDIALFAEMGFKCFRTSIAWSRIFPNGDEAEPNEEGLQFYDDVFDELLKYGIEPVITLSHFEMPYHLAKEYGGFMNRKTVDFFVKFSEVCFKRYKDKVKYWMTFNEINNQMNYKNDIFGWTNSGAHFGDYPNPEEAMYQCGHYELVASALAVKIGKEINPDFQIGNMIAMVPIYPYSCRPADMVLSNQMMHDRWFFCDVQCRGHYPAYALKMFERKGFNLDITEADQKALAEGTVDYIGFSYYMSNCVDSTVNKDVSKSLDGSSAHSVKNPFIKESDWGWAIDPEGLRYALNQFYERYEKPLFIVENGFGAIDVKEEDGSCHDPYRIDYLKSHIEEMKKAVEEDGVDLMGYTPWGCIDCVSFTTGEMKKRYGFIYVDRDNEGNGTLERSKKDSFDWYKQVIASNGEDLA
- a CDS encoding SemiSWEET transporter, which encodes MIGIIAAFLTTLSFIPQAWQVIKTKDTSGISLGMYTMFVAGVFLWMIHGINIRDVAIIAANGITFVLASIILAYKIKYK
- a CDS encoding MurR/RpiR family transcriptional regulator; amino-acid sequence: MLIRERLENFDFSNSEQKIVTYILEKKAAIQEMTTKEIAEATYTSPSTLVRIAHKMNFSGWSDLKEAFLKEEEYLQKHFSEINANLPFHRNDTIMSIASKIAALEKESIDDTLSLITHDDLQKAIQIIRKSSYTSLFAVSNNLLITQEFQHNMSRIKKRVDICLLQGETIFKAHLADPSSCAIIVSYSGETTILNETIQYLKANKIPIIAITNIGDNTTARLADCVLRICTREKLYSKIATFSTDSAIVYLLDVLYSCIFALDYDANLQLRISTSKMIEAGRSSTVAIIKEEDHVSG
- a CDS encoding GNAT family N-acetyltransferase, which gives rise to MAITLKKCGSEDLADLQAIGIETFTDTFAAYNTPEDMQAYLDKAYDPEKLKAELSTEGSTFYFLYDDEELAGYMKVNVAAALTEEMGADSLEVERIYIRPAFKRKGLGRFLIDKAIEIARGQDKNLIWLGVWEHNVNAIAFYEKMGFVRTGAHSFFMGDDEQTDFIMTKKLH
- a CDS encoding MarR family transcriptional regulator, translated to MAEILREIGMIARALESIANIEFKEYDLTRGQYLYLIRICENPGIIQEKLAEMIKVDRTTASRAIKKLESNGFIAKKSDSANRKIKHIFPTEKGNAVFPNISRENEHSERVALQGLSEDESALLIGLLQKVRKNVEGDWEYVKKGNKRNY
- a CDS encoding MerR family transcriptional regulator — protein: MRIAQVSKEKNISLDSLRYYERIGLIPPVKRIKGGIREYSDEDLQWLDFMIAVRSAGVSIEPLIDYVRLCAEGLHTVPARRDLWVDECDLLEEKIFGLQETLAKIKGKVDHYDGMLKG
- a CDS encoding carboxymuconolactone decarboxylase family protein gives rise to the protein MAISETAKKNHDELFPGHVSILAEKDPEFIEVFDNFAFDEVLQYTSLDVKERQKVLLAALIAMQCVNEFKAMAKGAMNVGVTPIELKEIVYQAVPYAGLGKVFDFLHAANEVLEERGITLPLEGQSTTTVENRFEKGLEIVREAAGDTVDNMLDTMPQNQKHFATFLADNCFGDFFTRSGLSIQERELLIFTMLASMGGAEPQMKGHIRNNLRVGNDKQKLLDTITVLLPFIGYPRTLTALNCLNEFAPEES
- a CDS encoding aldo/keto reductase → MEYIKLGTTGLEVSKLCLGCMGFGEPERGREKWSIGEAESRDVIKKALDSGINFFDTANLYSAGSSEEIVGKALKDFANRDEIVLASKLYFPMFDGPNAKGLSRKSIFAEIDHSLKRLQTDYLDLYIIHRWDYGTPIEETMEALHDLVKMGKVRYIGASSMHAWQFAKAQFIAEKNGWTKFVSMQNLYNLLYREEEREMIPLLQDQKVAMTPWSPLAGGRLTRDIGTVTARASQAVEANLPAYIVASDNEVISRVHKLADERGITRGQVATTWMLSKDYVTAPLIGATKVKYLDDALGAFEIALSAAEIKYLEEAYVPRNITGYR
- a CDS encoding glycoside hydrolase family 32 protein, coding for MKRKHFVLFSGLIALASLVFVIFSLITSRNYYAEEHRPQFHFSPEENWLNDPNGMVYYAGEYHLFYQHNPDGNQWGPMYWGHAISKDMINWDHKPIALEPDDLGTIFSGSAVVDWNDTSGFFDGGEGLVAIYTQNGEGQKQSIAYSKDKGRSWEKYDGNPVIPVDPEIKDFRDPKVFWHEETEKWVMSLAAGKKVMFYDSPNLIDWNFMSEFGEGAGAQGGVWECPDLFELPVDGDSDDTKWVLQVDIGDGAIAGGSGAQYFIGDFDGTTFTSIDEPDHINWLDYGADFYAGQSFSDIPDEDGRRIMIAWMSNWLYANRVPTEEWRGSMSVPRSLELKTTEDGSIKLFQHPVDELTALRDKELFRVENQVVDSIEAADLLDGIEADVFELNAEIQLNQPVDFGIKVRMSEENQDETVIGFSESKNELFVERSQSEELYFSPYFNGRHAVSINDSKVINLKILVDKNSVEVFLQNGEYAITDLIFPRDDSRGLKFYVEDGEVTINSLEIHSIKSTWN